The Plasmodium vivax chromosome 7, whole genome shotgun sequence DNA window TCACATTTGTCTTGCCCACTTTTtatgtcccccttttgcttctgCACTTCGTGAAGGATACTCATAATGGCCCCATTGTCCTGAATGGATTgagcttttatttttctcgcCTGAACAGACTTTTGGCTCACTTCACTCGATTTTGTTCCCTTCTGCAGGGGGTCCTGTAGGACAATCAAATCTGTCTTCTCCATCGGGTCATGCGTAATTGGATCAAACatgtcctttttgttttgaaataatttgtatatCTCTGAGGAGTATACAttccccgtttttttatttaaaataatttttgagtGCTGGTTAAAGTACTTTCTCGTCACTGGGCATATGTACTCATTATTGTGTTTGTAAAAGTTTGCTTTGATTAGATTTTTCAGGTCAATCGTTggctcctcttttttcctttcgtcCTTCCCCTTGGCCATTTCTTCCAAAACGCTTTTTTTGTCGTACAGCCTTCCATCTTCATCACAGTAGGGATCGCTGAAGGGCCTTAGACTTATGCagctgaaggggggggaaacgtgGGTGACGCAGGTGTAGGGGTTGGGTCCTCTGCGCGCGACGAAGTGCAGTGCCGGGAGGAGGTAGCCCCGTAGGTACATATGTGAACATATAAACGTATATgtttacatatgtatatcGTACGTGAGAACGCTTTTGTGCTGCCCCACACGTGTaatgtttgtttgtttgcttGCTTGcttgttttccttctttttttttttttttttttccctcggGACAGCATAACTTACGGCAAAACTGCTCACCAGTAATTAAAAGGGAGGAAAGTCGAGTTCCTGGACTTGTGTTGCTTCTTTATCAAGGCATCTCTTCTATACTCTGACTGCAAAATGTACAACTTATCTTTGCTGTGTTTGTGCTTTCCCATTGTGGCTAACTGGGCGTATTTCGCCGCTTAATTTTTGAAGCGTAAAAATTGTACGGGAGAGGGCGCCCACGCATTGGGGGAACTTGCGTCACTTTTGTTCCTTCAGCTGggattatatattttgtttcacTTCGCAACTTTGCGAGTACTAAGTGGAGCACTGTTACTAGTCAGCTAGCGCCACACCGAGCTGCACTTTTTTCCAATTGCGCCCTGCGCCGTTTTGAACGGGCGCCCACTGCGCGCGCTTCAGCGTGTACCTTAGCGTATGCACAGCGAGTTGTGACTCACGCGCATGTACGTGCTGAGAGAACACATTTGCGTATGCACTGTGCATGTGCTAGGTAATCACTACTAcgtatgtgttttttttttttttttttttttttctcccagtTCGCCTAGCGATATTTTGCCGCCTAGCCATGCGAACAActgcacaaaagggaaaaatgacaTGCAAGAATTGTATGTAGAAACACAAACCCATTTTCACCATCGACGTTTTGCTGGCGCGTTTCAGAAAGTATCACCCTTTATGATTTCCCCTGGGGTAGAAGTGGGCATACGCTTATGCAAACGTGTACAACGTACCTGTAGGGGGACTGCTCACACTGCCACATTTTTCAATTGGCCAATTGCAACGTTTTTTCGTGCCTCGCCTGTTCAATCCCCCTCCGACGTGCCGCATGCAGCGCGTGTGCCTCATTGATGCATGAAAAGGAGCCACGTACTTGCTTGGTACCCCCATGTGTGACCGTGGCTACTCGTGCACCCCCTTATGGTAAAGCCGCTCGATTTAAACGCCTCATCATATGACACATCGAGTGAGTACAACGGATTATTTATTGGAAATATATTCAGTGAAATTCaagatgaaataaaaaacgaacatGTTAATGAGAAGCttgaaaagcaaaatatttCCGCACAGCTGGGTGCTGGAAAAGGATGTTGTGGTGAGGGCGCCAAGGgaactagccattttgctgccacGGGGAAGATTAATATAGACGAGtatgtaaattttgtaagcgagaaaaaaaatgaatacaaaaaaaaaaaaaaggaatacctCATTGAATATATCAATCAGGGGAAGATAAGGAAGTTTCACTACGAAGACATggaaatttcatttaaaagaTTTTACCGGTTTTTGGATTTTCAAGAAAAGTGTTTATTGTGCAGCACGTACTTGTCGTTCCCACACTTGTATCTCAAGGCGCGCCGGGAAAGAGGATGCAAAGAAGTTGCAGAGAAGTACCAGCACGAGGGCGGCAGTAGTGGAAGCAGTGGCATCTGCGGCAGCATTGGTAGTGCTAGCACGGCGAGTACCGTTAGTGAGTGTTTTCGCCCCCGCTCCCGTTACCGCGCTGCAGGCGCACCTTTTTGCGAGTGTCTAGAAACCATTGGACGGTCGAAGCAGTACCGAAGCGAGGAAAAGGACGACTGCTACATAGACATGATTCACCTGTTGCAGCAAAACGGTTTGTCCTTTTCGTccaatgtaaaaaaaaatattgttataAAGGAGTTTACCAAAAATGCAAACTTCACAGAATTTTATAAgtgcaattattttaatgaaaattgtGCTGATACTCTCCCTCTTAAAAATGCTGATGTGGCAGATACaaaatatgtaaacatatgTAGATACCTGGAGAAGCCCCGACTGACTATTGAACACGTCAAGATGTTAAACAGCCACACGGAAAAGTTTGCGCCCGTTTTTGTAAGACGAATAGCGCGTTGGGAGAAAATctgcttgttttttttttttttttcgctgtccattttgtgtcttttttcccttcataTTGCtcttttactcttttttttttccgtttctcTAGAAGGTTCACAAAGCCGGCACGCTCCTAACGACGGTCGAAAAGAAGCTTCTAATCGAGTGCCTAAAAGTGATCAGGAAGATATCTGTTTACGACAAAATCGACAAGCTAACcgtcatcattttttgttacttGAGCAATTTGTACAACGTGGTGATGCGCCTGAATGCGGAGTGCATTTTGAGTTGCTACTGCAGGAAGCATTTCGAATTCTTCCTATACGTAAGTGGGCAAAGTTGGCGGCTTTTCAGACGTTCACCTGCgttgtgtgtgtgcaaacGGGGGGTGAGCCCCGTATTTTATTGTTAAACTgctatacattttattgttttctttttttcccccactgcAGTATTTCTTTCGAGAGAACCCCCCATCCGCTAGACGGACGAAAGTGCTAGCCATGAAAGTGTACAGGAGCGGCGATGGGAGTGATGGGAGTGATGGGCGCGACGACCTCAGCGAGGATCCCAATTGCTAGCGATTTTGTTTAGTTTCCActtttgtttataattaaaactttCCTTTGCATTTGCCTCGTTTATTCGACGCATTTATTTACCCCTCTGCTTTGCGCTGCTCTTCTCCCTGCCCATTAGTCAGGCTTCCACACAGTTtatccccccccaaaataagaaaaattacttaATTTATAATTCGAGCATGCTGTCCTATGTACAGCTTAACCTTTTTTAAGCATTCTGCCATACGTGTGATGCCCCCCTCCCGCAGGGCATTTTGACATAACATGCATACACTCAGTGTGCTATCCCTTTTTGCCCGTCCACAAGTGCCatgaatgaagaaaaaataaaattgcaaaaggcAGTTCCTTTGTTTACGTCTCTTTGTTTATGCATCGAACAGGCAAAACTttgaaaactttttttttatttgttttttaaattaaaacacCGAATTGGGGAAAATCCCCATTTGTACGCATAGGCATGTGTGggatattgtatatatatataacacatGTGCGCCATACGTTTGTGTGTACTTTTATTTGAAAGGGCAACCGCGGTGAGTAATCTTTCCGCTCGACAAAGAAAACAATTAACACACTGTTAAGCACATTTTAGGAAACGTAAAATATTGTGGGAAAACGAAATGGCATGAAATAATTCCCTCTCGTGCGCAAAGcgaaaaaagtttttttttttttgtaaatgccGCACATGAATGAAACTTCACTatcgggggaaaaaaaaaaaaaaaaaaagctaatgTTCCAAGTTATTTTCAAAAGCTTgttatatatgtgtaaaagTACCGCTTGAAGGAAGAGTAGCCCTTTTCGAGAACCCCCAAGGGGCAAACCTTTCGCTTGATTGTTAGCACGTCATCAATTTGTCGccggaaaaaatacataaaaggaagaaacacACTGATAAAGTAGCAAAtggaaatataattataacgCCAAAAATTGGAGGGAAATTTTAGCAGATCTGTACACTCCCCCCTCGAAGAACATAACGCAGTGGCGTGTATACAAATGCGTGTAGAAATATACAAGCGCAGTTTGTAAATTCTTGCACGGTCATTATGCACGCATTTGTGCTGTGCATTCGTTTTTATGTATACTACTGTTtgacatttctttttcttttttttcacaaatttatTGAGGCgaacacaattttgttttatttttattcatcatttgatctcccccatttgcgttttatttcctttcaTTCCACTTCTCAGCCAAGAACCAAATGGTCGTGTGAACAAactcttcaccttttttttttcccattttttacttgtgcattttttcccaaatgtaTTGCCCTGAAGATATATGTTACAAATATGTAAGCCTATCAAATCCCTTAgcctttttcccattttcgtACTGAGAATTTgtccctgtttttttttttttttttttttttcctttttgcattcGCTTAAAGGAGGAGTAATGCGGATGTACATATATCCTTTCTTGTAGTTGCCTCAAGGCCCGAACGTGGCGAATTAGCCGAGTGTATGTCCGTGCACGCCTGCATACACCAGTTCGCAAACAAAATTAAGTGAAACTCGCCCTGTGCGTATGCCCAATTGTACACATGCCCAATTGTACGCATACCCAATTGTGCGCAGATTGCGTGGCGTTTTTTCCACCTTGTTTTTGTACAGCACATCTTACGCATGTATGTAACCCTCCCCGGgactttctttttaaaaatgctctCACACATACTCTGGAAATTTCCACACGCATTGTGAAACCGCAAggttcctttttgttcctcgctcttatttttcccttttgttttgttccCTATTTGTTAAGTGGCACACAATTGTATGGTGGATCATGTGAATTGCAAAAGTGTAAATGCGAAACtgataggaaaaaaaaaaaaaaaaaaaaaaaaaacttcagaACAAACCTATTGAGAGATCTCACATAATACAATAATGCGAACACTAATGGGGTGAGCAGTAAAAACACTCAAGAGGagcaagcaaaaaaaaaaaaaaaaaacagaatatATCATTCCCAAGCCAAACCTTTCGCTCCAATTGTTTGCCACACCAAAGGACACTCAATAATGCTGTAACGCGGGGaagacaaaatgggaaattgCAAATCGTATTCCGCGAACTTCAACGTTTATAAAAGCAACACAAACGAACTGtatgaaaatttaatatgCCACTTTGTGAAGCAGGATAAGCTTAGCTTCTGCCAGAAGGCCTTCGTCATATACGAATGTAATTGCAAAATAGAACGAGTTTAGCGGCGCCATAATGCGGCCGCGCAAGTGCGTGTATATGTATCTGTATAAGTATGTGTCTATCTACAtctacacatatgtatgcgtGCACCTTTATGTGGGTATGCTACGCCCGTGGCGAAGACCCCCTGAGCAGCTGCGAAACTGTGCCCGTCGTCCTCAAATTCGTGCacagcatttttttcgtgcctCCACTGTGTAACTCTCACTAGTTACGAGCAAAATTTTGTACTTTCGACATGTCTtatggtgaaaaaatttgGTCTACGTAAAGAATGCACACCCGTTTGTTTCTTAAAAGAGTACACGCTATGCAGATAACGTTATTCCGTTGAAGTGGTGCACGCAACATCATTAGTGGCATGCACCAAGTGTgaatttttcccattttcttcCCTATGCCCATGTTTTTACctatgcatgtgtgtatcCCAGCgtattttctattttgtgAACGTTTTGCGCGTGTGCACACGGTTGGAGATGTATCCCCCCCTGTGAGAATGcctgagggggggaagtcccctTCGTGTGTGCCCATCTGTATATGCATGCGTATGTGCTAACACCTGCACGCGCATTCGCGCTTATTCTGCTTAACACACGCGAACCtctttccctccccccccctccgcataTAGTCCTGAAGAGGAAGCCCGAAAGCAAAGATGAGTGCGTGTACTATATCGCGCAGTGCGCCCACaggaagaaggtgaagaatgCATTGGTATACCTAAGCGAAGAGCACAACATAGAGATCCTGAATTTTCTATTGAAgctattcaaaaaaatgaacaatgaatattataacaatAGGAGTAATTTTTACTTCAGTAGTTATTACAATTACTTCCTTCGAGACGAAtccaaatttgcaaatttttacgaACAAATGAGTATCATACAGAggatatataattttgtgCGTCTAAAATATATCCTTGAAAATATCTGTCTGCATGTGTACTTTGAAGATTTGGATAACTCCAGTGAGTTTTACCAAGTGAATGAGAATATTGTGAAAAAGAATTTCCACGCCAGTGAATTGGTGAAGGAGAAGTCAATTGAGTTatttcacctgaacaagAAGCTACTCGGGAACTTATCCacagaaaggaagaaaatgatttACATGGTAAAGAGAAGTTTTATAAACGTGGAAGATTTCTGTAGAAACGATTTAAGCTGCAACGCTTTTGATGATTTCAAAATGGCCAATGTTATGTGTCTCTACATTTTGAATaacaattataaaattaagtcAATTCTGTACAACATATTtaccattttgttcttcataaATAAGTACGTTTCTCTGTACGGGCCAGAAAGGGGGGACGATGGGGCAAATAAAAATCGCGAAAATGAACATgcgggaggaaaaaaacgccttgatgagaaggaaaaatactCCTTTGCGCACAGAAACGTGTATGCGACGTACTTGTTCGTCTGCTTATGCCTCAGCTTTGATAACAAAGTAGAGGAAGATGCCATCTTCAACGCGAACGTTAATATAAATCAGAGGGAAGTAACCTTCGTGAAGTATGTCAACGAGTTTCTAGACATTTGCACGTACTCacataagaaaataaataagttcTTTTCGCAAGAGAGTAAAGAAAAGAGAAGCTACCACTGCTCTGTTAGAGCTATCAAAAATGCGTACATGAATGATAACCTTGTAAATTCTCACTACATATGCCAGAGGAGGTACATCAAAAGTGTCCTAAATGTTGGGAATAGTAActactttataaaaaacaatatgatggttttttgtttcattttgtttgaAAGTTCGCGCGCGGCGCTCTCCCGCACGAGCAGCAAGAAGAGCAACCTGGATCCCCAGGGCAACAAGTCGTTCTTCGAAATGAATAGCAGCTTGTTCCGGAGGGGGAGCCACGTGTATGAGGAGAAGGTGACGCTGCGCAGGAAGCTCTGGCGGAAGGTGGTGAGGAGCATAAAGTTCAGGCACGGCGGTAAGGGCGGCCACTACTACAGCGCGGGCGGCAGTGCGCGTGGCGAGCAGAACGGCAACGATAACGATAACGATAACGATAATGAGCAGGAGAACGAGCAGGACAATGAGCCCACTAGCGAGCACTATAAGGATCGCCAGAACGACGACAAGTCCGAGGCCAGAAGGACCCTCTCGCTCAACTCCGACTTGAAGAGAACCGACCACGTCGAGTTCGACCTGAACAACGTAGCCCTCTTTAGAGTCGATCTGTACAGCCTCAATTTGGAGGGCAATGACAAATCGGAGGAGAAGTTGCATAATTACGTAAAGCTGTACTCCATCGAAAGGAGCAATAACAACCACCGCTATGTGAGTAAGAAAATGGAAAGTCACGCGGACCACGAGTTGGTACAGACGATGAAGGAGAACATCGTGCACATAATTAGCGTTTTAAAAACCATGaggaataaagaaatatgcTATATCTCTCCCGCCAGCTATTACGACGAATCGTATGgtaaaatgaagaaggagaagaaaacgTTCCCAAATGGAAGTGACACACGAGTGGAAAGCAATGACAATTCTAATCGGTCCAAAAGTACAgataaaacttttaaaaaggaaaggggggaagaaaccaATTTGATGAGCAAAAATTATGTCCATTTTGAATCccaaaattatatgaatgaagaaaatagCACTAAACATTTGAATGAGTccgaggaggggaaaaaggggcccTTCGGTTTTACAACACAAAATGAGTTGAAGAAACCGTTTTTCATTGGCGTACAGGATACCTTCGTTCCGTTCGAAATGGACAAACTGATTATGAAGGGGACCAATTTGAATTGCGCGCGGGAGGAAGTgatcaaaagggagaagaagctgtaCGACCAGGTGGCTAGCCACGCAAGGGCCATCACCAAGGGGTATGAGCACAGCGGAAAGGGAGGCGGCGAGTCGAGTGGAGAATTTTGccagaaaaaggaggaggtaCTACGTGAAGATGGCaactcaaaagggggaaaacgctCCCCTTGCGGAAAGGTGCAAAGCGGTATGATGAAAAAGAGAGAGGGGGAAATTTTCCGCATGCAGAATGGGCAGTCCCAAAAGAGTACGAACTGTCCACAGTTTGGCAGCACGTGTGAGGAGGCAAATTTGTTAACTTCGGAGGAGCTCACAAATGGGAAAGGAGTGGAACGAACGTTTAAAGGGTACAGCTCTGCAGATAATGCCAAACATGTTAAAGTGGCGTCCAACCGGTTGAGCCGCACCATGAGGAGGGGCGACAGCGTAGAGGCAAGCAGGAAGAGCCCCCAATGGGATTTTTCGCCCCTCCACGAGGCCACGCGAATGGACATCGTTGCGAGGGATGCGAACGGGGCGAACGAGGCGAAGTGCAACAACCGTGTAGAcaaacaaaggggggagaaaattaataggaaaaaagagCAGGTACAGAAGGATGAAGCggaagatgaggaggaggacgacgaagGACTTCATTTGAGAAACCCCCCAATTGACGTGCCAAACTATGAGGAAGAAATATACCAAAGTGACACCCCTGactgttttaaaatatttgtgcaGCACAAACCGGTGGGGGAAATGAGCCCCTTTGTCAATCACCAATATGTAAACGTCCATTTTGATATGTTTAAAAtacacggggggggaaagaagctgCTCCTGAGTACGTATGTGAGCACGGAAAAGGCGGTCCCCTACAAAATTACGCTGAACAGGAATGAGCGATTTGAATATATGATGGATTTGCTATTTCTGCACTTAAATTATAATAGACTTTACTTTGTATACATTCCcaagaaatatatatgcgGCAACGGCTGCAGTGGatccaagggggaaaataaccCGTTTCTAAATTTCATGTGCTGCAGTTGTGATATAGTGCTCGAAAATTTACGTATAACCCCTGGCGAAAGTTTGAGAAGTTCCCCTGTGGATGCGCACATGCCGGCGTACTTCGAAAGGACCCATTTTGTGGAGctcattttgcttctcctggTTGACATGGTAAAGACGTACAGCAAGATAAAGAAGCTGCAGTGCCATTTTGACAGCAAGTGTaaagaatttataaaaagtttCTACCACTACTTTGTCGCAAAGgtaaagaaaagaaacagcattttttgtaaagaaaaaaaaacaaacatttTGGCAATTACGAGCGATTTGCTCAAAAAGACGAACGCAAAGAACTCAGATCAGGAGAGTGTGCTGAGCAACGATTTAAACCTTTCCTCTATAAGGCGTCGCTCAGTTTTTAATGAGAGATACGCAACGGGGAAAGAGGGCAGTAATGTGGAGGCCAAGTCTC harbors:
- a CDS encoding hypothetical protein, conserved (encoded by transcript PVX_100000A), whose protein sequence is MVKPLDLNASSYDTSSEYNGLFIGNIFSEIQDEIKNEHVNEKLEKQNISAQLGAGKGCCGEGAKGTSHFAATGKINIDEYVNFVSEKKNEYKKKKKEYLIEYINQGKIRKFHYEDMEISFKRFYRFLDFQEKCLLCSTYLSFPHLYLKARRERGCKEVAEKYQHEGGSSGSSGICGSIGSASTASTVSECFRPRSRYRAAGAPFCECLETIGRSKQYRSEEKDDCYIDMIHLLQQNGLSFSSNVKKNIVIKEFTKNANFTEFYKCNYFNENCADTLPLKNADVADTKYVNICRYLEKPRLTIEHVKMLNSHTEKFAPVFKVHKAGTLLTTVEKKLLIECLKVIRKISVYDKIDKLTVIIFCYLSNLYNVVMRLNAECILSCYCRKHFEFFLYYFFRENPPSARRTKVLAMKVYRSGDGSDGSDGRDDLSEDPNC